The sequence tgataaaatggctgaagaaacggtattaaacaaaaaaaagacactttaaTGTGCTCAAGATGAAAATGTAGAtacaaaattattttataagTAGCTGTTATTATAATAAGATCACAGCTTTGTAACTTACATGGAGTAATAGAGTAGCATAATgcaaaataatacataaataataatactatgATTTCACATTACAAGGATGGATCCAGAACTAGTCCGCTTTAACTCTAATGTAACACCTACACTGTCCTTTGTAGTTCATCAAATACAAGTCAATAACAAAGTCCCATCAGGAATTATACATGAGAGTCTCATCGGTCTCAAGGGGGCCAAGGAGGCCTACTCTGAGATCACCTGGAAGACTAGGACTGTTCATCCCACTTGAGCCTGTTTCCATGACAGGGGTCATACTAGGCACCCACATGCATGTCTCTCTGGACGGAGGCACTGCCAGCACCTCGAAGTCCACCTCGAAGCTCCCCTTGGCCTCGCCAGACTCACGGCAGATCAGGATCTCATACTCTCCGAACTGGATCAGGGCCTTGTCCGGGAGATCCATCCTTTCCAGGTAGCCCAGCGCCGAGCTGTTCACTGACAGCCGTCCCCTCTGGCTCAGGTTCTGGACGGTGAACAGCAGGTCCGGGCTCTGGGCTGTGCGGTAGGCGTGGAGGGCCAGCTGCTTGCGGGACACCCGGCTGTCGAGCAGGGAGAAGGTGCAGGCCTGGGGGTCGCGTCCCAGCCTGAGAGGCTCGTCCGCGGAGTGTTTGCTGTTGTTCCCCAGAGGAAGCAGCCCGAAAAAGCCCTTACAGCTCTGCTGAGGGTGGTACAGTTTGATGTGGAGACGAGTCAGGAggtcctcctctgtctccatTGTCTGGGACACATTcatcatgaagaaaaaaatcaaataaaagctCCTGATGAAAGAGCTAGATTAATCTATTGACTTTCAGTGATGAAAGGCTGTtgggaaagaagaaaaggagtcCAGTGAGGCGGTTCAGCAGTCAAGGCAAAAGTAAAGTTAAATACgtttatttgtgtatgtgacTTACCTGAACGTTGAcgattttaatttaaagaaatatctAGACCCGGATACAGAAAAGATAGATCCAATGTAGAGTATTCTAAGCACGAGCTGACTTAGTAACGGTGCTGCTGCTCAGAAAGATAACAATAGGATCGACCGGTCTTTccaacttgttttctttctactCTGGAGTTTCGTCACTCCTAGAAGACCCAGCGCAATGCTGCTTTCAAGTACAAATccggggaaaaaaacaatggttgCGAAATGTGGATGAGGTTGAGCTGTGGTGAAGGGGAATCTCTGTAGGCTCTGTgggattttcatttcattttgtttacaTGAGGTGAACATCCATGGACATTCTGTTCAacacgtgtgtgcgtgtgtgcgcgtgtgtgtgtgtgtgtgtgtgtgtggggggggataCGAATGTTAGTAGCAATTTGTCAGTCCAGCAACGCAATTTGCTattaacacacaaatacaaggTCAGTGGACCACTCTGAATCCACACATATTTTTGATGAAGAATAactgaaaaaaattgaatgcCAAATGCCATGACATTGGTTCCATTAGTGCTGAAACTATTAATTTTTTAGCTGATTAGCAGTTAATTCATCAACTACAATGTTGCTTACGAATGAATCGTCTTTTATCAAGCTAACTGGCAACATTTCATTCCGTTTCATGCTCCTGAAATATGATTATTTGCtgatttctctgtttttgtatcATTCTAAGATGAACGTACTTGAGGTTCAGACTGCTCCTGGGAAAATCGTAATAGGCCTATTTCATTCTCTTACGTTCTTGTAacttatttttattgatttgtagGCCTACcaatgtttatttgtttagttCTCTTATCAAATTGATTGCTGTTCTCTAACATACAATTTGACATGAGCGCCTGAACGTAGCATTAGAGCCACGAAAAGTCCCTGCTGATGCAACTTAAAACAGAAAGGAAGTCGCTCTCTGCATGGTTTCAAATTCCTCCTGACTTTAAATACATCCATGCCATAGACCCATGCCCAGACCCTGCAGCATATACCCAGACAGGGTAAACCCCTAGActgtttattaatattaatcCATATTAACAGTCTAGGGGTGATCTGCCGACGATTTGATTTCGGCCTGAAGATTGATTttggtagccccccccccccccccccccataataaTAAGAAACCAAGCCCTGCTATAAAATGAAGTGTTTCACTACGAGAAATAGTGACCGTTACTATAGTTACTGTCACTATTTCTCATAAAACTAACTTACTTGCATTCCTTTTAGTGGCAGGTAACTACATGgattaaaaagggaaaagtgGCCGAATTGATTATTATTACCAGACTcgtttttaattttaagaaatATATAGGCCCAGATGTTTTTTCTCCGTCTACAGACAATCTACACCGAATGTAGAGTATTCTAAGCAAGAGCTGATTTATAACGGTGCTGCTGCTCAGGAAGATAACAATCCACCGGTCTTTCcaacttgttttctttgtaGGCTACTCCCCAGTGCCATGCTGCTTTCAAGTACAAATTCGGGAAAGAAATGAGATTCAGGCTGAATCTCTTTTTTTAGGGATAGGGTTTTTCCATGACCCTAACCCCTCAGGACATGCATGTGGAAGGGGATTTCAGCCAAGCCAGACCAAAACACCATGATGACGTAGTAGCTACGGCTCCCATTGGTTCTCAAACTCTGGTACAAGTACCACTGGTGGTCCGCGTGCTCCCTCTAGTGGTACACGGACAGTACCTTTGATGTTCCCTTAAATCATCCATTATAGGCTGCGTTCAAGAACCGAGTGCGCATGCATAGATCCATGATTAGTTACGAGCACATTTATActttacaatttaaaacaaaatgattcCAAGAGGAAAGTCTTAGTGGTATTCACATTTGGAAGATGTAAAAtggaaacatacattttgtatttctaaCTAAGTAAAATCAattcataaatataaataaataaatacatttgacacAATCTAGTTAATGAATTCTGTAATATCTAAATATATGGATGTTAATAGCTCCTGTTCTTTTTGTGGACGCACTGATGGAAacttgtttccatttttttctttcaatgtgGAGCTATTATGAAATTTTGGTCTGATTTAGATTATTTCACttttcatccccccccccacccccccacccccagggTCATTcatactttttactttaaaggATGAAATATGTTATTTTGACAATAGGAAAGATACATCTCTAATTTATGTGGATaccttttttactttactaggGACATTTTTCCtccacaaacaaaaatatatatatattttttaatggaaTTTAAGTTGCTTCTTAAACTTCATGTGATCATttgattaagaaaaaaaagctaaacatTTATAGACTGTTATAAGAATGTATTTGATGAGCTTCCTTAACACtacattagttattttttttgttatttcatatTGTTGTGAAATGAACACGTTTATAGtgtggttgtgtatgtgtgtatgtatgtttgtgtatcttGTTATAATTGTATATTTTTACAATATCATTTCGTTTTCATCCCTAATTTACTTACTTTTCCACATTTActtattatttgaatattatCTGATCAGCAATGTGAATtctttagtgtgtttttgtttaatgtaggttctttatgtgtatatatatatatattttatgtgatGTGTATTtcgtttgtttttgctctcaGACGTGATTGTGTATTCCAATCTGACTTTTATTGTAGTTGATTGTAATTGATAATTGAATTGATGAAACAAGGTatttaacccttctgttgtcctcgggtcaaattgacccgtttcaaagtgttttatgtcagaaatatggatttctttcaaccatattgtccaaaaataacatggatgattccatacaacattcttcaggtaaaattaatgattacNNNNNNNNNNttttttgggtgttttatttattcttatggcatttgaattttttttttttttttttatggcttaaaaacagtatccggactaaactttgactgaacatcaacatcctctgatcttaactattagtcaaaataattcgtactttctgccttttttaactaaaaacatatgtataattcaatataaatgaggtttattcaccatgaattccaagagtAAGTggaaaacctattattaaaccaggtcatgtttttaaaaaagctccaaaagcatggaaaaagtgacaaaaaaattggaaaagcacaaaaaaaaagttcatggttaacgtgaagacaacacaagggttaaaaaaagaaataaaacaataacattacaaTTGTTAGTCAACTTTTTGATCCAAATGATAAATTATACGAATATTCAGAATTCCCAAAAAGATATCAAATTCCGGTAACTGGCCaggaatattttattatttttgataataTTGTTAAAGGGTAATAATCTCCCACAACCACTTCCTCATCTAATCAAATTCACTAATACTACTTTAGGTGGTTTTGTGCTTCTCAGTAGAAAATCACAGTATTAATAGGAAAATTAGAGCTTTATTCCAGACTCACATTGTTACTATTCCCTATGTTATTCCATACTGGAATGGTATAGTGGAGAATATTCCTTGGAAGAAAGTGTGGTCCTTCAAATACCTTGTTACTAATAAAGTgagagaagtttttttttaaactactgcACAGGTTTTACCCAGCAACATCATTCCttaaaagagacaaacaaacaggataTTGAGTCTGACTGATGTTTTGTAATAGCACTGATGAAAATGTGTCACACCTTTTCTGGAGTTGTCCCCATACAGTAACATTCTGGTCAGAGTTCCTAAAATTCATTCACATAATAAACCcagatttttaattattttgcttTAAGGATGTTTTCTTTGGTATGTTTGACTTTGAAGCTGAATATGAACGGTAGACATTtcattataaatattttatacCACATTAATAGGAGCAGATTCAGTGGTTTTAACCCATTCTTTTCTGGTTTTGTGACTGAGTTTAGAAAATTGCAACGATTCAATTAAGTAGGCCCTACTCAAAAAATACTAAGAACTCTGGTTTCATATGAAGATTTAATAACgtggtttgttttcttttttctctgcctACCAGCCTGTCCACCTAAGCCTAAGAGACTGTGGCTGTACCCCTGTATGCTGTGTATGTTTtcttattaattaattagtctCACACTAATGTGACTCGCCTGATTTGGATTTGGAAAaccgggaaaaaaaagaaaaaaagaaaacccgtTAACGGTAAACGTTTGTGACCACGACATTCCCTGTACCCTCCTGGACAGTGGGTGGCGATGTGCCCATGATCCGGGACAAAATAACCGAtgaaagacagaagaagaaaaggcagGCGAGAAAAAAAGCAAACGGAAGTCAGCATCCGCCATTCGGCTAAAGAACAGCTTTCAACAAGATTTTGAGTACTTTGTAGGGGACgcctggtaaaaaaaacaaaacaaaaaaggtaacCAAAATGCACACGCGTGTGTCTTCACATTTACaatttttcagcatttaataCTCATGAAATGTTTACTAACGTTGTTAGTTAACGTTTAAATGGCTGTTAGCCGGCTCGCTGCTTTACGTTTTCAGTAATATAGACAGCGGGGCTTTGTGTAATAGCGTGGCTGAAGCTAACcgtagctaacagctagctagcactAGCCACTTTGCAAAACCAATACCAGAAATTGTTTAAATATAGGTAATAATCCTCAGTGCGTTATAGCAAAAATAATCATAGAAACGTTTTGATATTGAAATAAGCAATGTGAAGGTAACTGGTGTATAAAAAGAGTCAGTTAAAGCTAGCTAGTTGACTTGCTGCGTTCATTAGACTGACGCCAGCCATTTTGCAGTGAACGGGCTAACTGGGAGCAGGTAACTAGTACCATAGAAAATGACTTAGGCATACTTGTTTTTTATGGTATAACACCAAATGACAAAGAATAAACGGTGTTCATTTTAACtaggtgtttttgttttgtctcatcTTATGTCATACGCACTCCCTTTTCTCTCATTTGCTCTGAAATAGATCTTTAACAATGGTGAAGATATTTGTGGGAAATCTGCCTCGAGAAGCAGACCAGGAGGAAATCAAGGCACTCTTTACTGAGTACGGCACTGTCACAGAATGTGCCATCATCAAGAACTACGCCTTTGTCCACATGGATGACCGCAAAGATGCCACCAAAGCCATTAAGAATCTGCACCTCTACAAGCTTCACGGCACTCCAATCAACGTGGAGGCCAGCCACGGGAAGAACCAGGGCGCAGTCAAACTGCATGTAGCTAATGTAGAAAAGGGAGCTGATGACGAGCTCCGAGCTCTTTTTGAAGAGTATGGCTCAGTCACAGAGTGTGCTGTCGTCAAGAATTTTGCTTTTGTACACATGTCTAACTCTGAAGAGGCCATGGATGCCATTAAAGGACTGGACAACTCTGAATTTCAAGGTAAAGAAGGGATATTATGTAAAACAAGTAAAGATGTGGTTGTGACACATTTTTAGTTGCGCcaaattatttaactttttttctccccttttgTGTCTATGTTTGTATTCAGGCAAACGCATCCATGTTCAGATTTCTAAGAGCCGTCCCAGACATGACGAACGGGATGActacccccctcctcccccagaCAGGGGTGGCTATTGGCCCCCTCGTTACCCGGGAGAGAGGCACGACCTCCCCCCTCCACCCAGCTACATGAGAGGCCGCCTCAGCCATTTACCCCCAGGTTACCCTGCTCCTCCGCtgccaccccctcccccccgacGATCCGTTTATCCTGAACGACCCTATGAGGGTGAAAGGGAGAGATACGGCGTGGTAGATTACTATGAGAAGTACAGAGCCCGTCCGTATGGCATGGCCTATGAGGATCAACGTGCTGgcgcccctcctcctccccctcccccctcagcCGTCGTCCGAGACCGTCTTATGACCTCGTCGCTTGATCCCTATGAGCGTCGTCCTCTCCCACCTCCTCCGTCCTCGTACTACGCCCGAGATCGCAGTCCCCTCCGGAGAGCGCCTAGCGCGCCTATGCCCCCTGCCAGTAATGGCTACTCCTACGAGCGCTCTCGACTCTCCCCGGTTTCCCGGGTCCCGGCATACGGAGTTCCACGCGCCAGGGACCCCTACGCAGAACGGCTGCCTCCGCCACCGCCTGCACGCTACGCTTATTAAGCAAGGCCCTGGCATGTGAAGGTGAGAATAGGTCTGAGGTAGACTGGTGTTCATATCTTTATTTGAAATGCGTCCCTTTTTAAAGGCAGAGGCAGCTTGTGACTTATCCTGTACACCACAGATCTTGTGGGGGAAAAACAAGGTTTGCgtgcgtaaaaaaaaaagtccaattcAACAAGTTGTAAATTTGTTGGTAATGCACACCTTTGCACGAACTTGGATTGCAGCTAATATTAGTTTTCAATGTGTGGAGTAATGCGACAAACAAGACCGTTCGGTCTGGGATCTCTGTTACTGAAGAACCACTCGAGACACAGAACTCCACATGTACACAGCTAAGATGGAACAACGTGCTTTGTGTAAACAGTTGCAGACAGTTCATTTGTGTCATTTGCTCTTTTTTCAGGATCGTCGTCCGACTGCGTCGCCGCTCGCCGCCTCCTGATGCACGTGACACTATCCTCTTCCTGTCTGTGGCTGAGCGCGTTACGTTCACCTGCGACGCTCACAGGAGGAACTGAATTGCCGACGTCCtcgtctgtttttgtttttattttgggaaaGCTTTTACTcgtttttcccccacccctgattgttttagtttgttattgtgctgtagtattttttttttatgcttgaCGTCTGAATTaggcgtttttttttatttgtacttttacgtTGAACAAAATTAGTATtctgatgttgtgtgtgtgaccttTAGAAAGCTGAAGAATTTCAGTAGTCTCTAGGCGATACTTGTGACTGTAGATTTAACTGAACTGAATCATGTTTAGTATTAAATCTAATATGCACGTTGGTTCCATCATGTTACGCATTCCCATCGCAAACCAAACCTCAATGTGGCGGTGCTGTGAAAAGTTAAACTAAGACGTATGAGTTTAACACATGTAGAAAGTAACTGTTAATAGGACGGTCACCGCAAAGCGTTCACATGTACCTGTCCATTGTCGAACTTGTTTTTAATAAACGGATTTGTGCAGTAATGTTGTTCACATGTGCCCAAAATCATGCTCCGCGCTAAAACACCATCTGTGTCACCACTTAAATTTATTCGAAAACTGCTTAAATCTTCGAAAAAATAAGCATGTTCCATAATCAATGATTATCCGTTTTTAATTA comes from Etheostoma spectabile isolate EspeVRDwgs_2016 chromosome 19, UIUC_Espe_1.0, whole genome shotgun sequence and encodes:
- the LOC116706906 gene encoding TRAF-interacting protein with FHA domain-containing protein A, which encodes MMNVSQTMETEEDLLTRLHIKLYHPQQSCKGFFGLLPLGNNSKHSADEPLRLGRDPQACTFSLLDSRVSRKQLALHAYRTAQSPDLLFTVQNLSQRGRLSVNSSALGYLERMDLPDKALIQFGEYEILICRESGEAKGSFEVDFEVLAVPPSRETCMWVPSMTPVMETGSSGMNSPSLPGDLRVGLLGPLETDETLMYNS
- the LOC116706904 gene encoding RNA-binding protein 4B is translated as MVKIFVGNLPREADQEEIKALFTEYGTVTECAIIKNYAFVHMDDRKDATKAIKNLHLYKLHGTPINVEASHGKNQGAVKLHVANVEKGADDELRALFEEYGSVTECAVVKNFAFVHMSNSEEAMDAIKGLDNSEFQGKRIHVQISKSRPRHDERDDYPPPPPDRGGYWPPRYPGERHDLPPPPSYMRGRLSHLPPGYPAPPLPPPPPRRSVYPERPYEGERERYGVVDYYEKYRARPYGMAYEDQRAGAPPPPPPPSAVVRDRLMTSSLDPYERRPLPPPPSSYYARDRSPLRRAPSAPMPPASNGYSYERSRLSPVSRVPAYGVPRARDPYAERLPPPPPARYAY